A single genomic interval of Flavobacterium sp. N2820 harbors:
- a CDS encoding EpsG family protein, whose protein sequence is MDFHVFTTFSIIILGLFFSVLKNENSLQIRKTYLLIVSVILILESALRGMSVGDDTLTYFDSFQSVKYSSWVEVFRYFTFFTDNSYENRNQGYDLFQKIFQLFSDDFRVYLFFIAIVFFSSLYYFLLRNTFNLYELILAFLIYSALFYYFFSITGIKQTITTSVALFSIRYIKERKLLHFVIPIILASFIHFSVLVFLPFYFFSGLKKIKLNFLIALLLFMIIFIFKQYVVTFLITDTVYEIYLSDLVGRGTLGFTSFLLLVVLLSYFVVDKMAKVYPNYILYYNGVLMALVLVPLTWVNSNAMRVVQYYSIFLIVFAPKIIEVVYRKNILFKRIAYFICIVILLSFILKTPSSYKFFWEESSIYRDL, encoded by the coding sequence ATGGATTTTCACGTATTCACTACTTTTTCAATTATTATATTAGGGTTGTTTTTTTCAGTTCTTAAAAATGAAAACTCTCTACAAATAAGGAAGACCTATTTGTTAATTGTGTCTGTTATACTTATTCTAGAATCAGCTTTGAGAGGTATGTCCGTTGGAGATGATACATTGACGTATTTTGATTCATTCCAATCGGTAAAATATAGTTCGTGGGTTGAAGTTTTTCGTTATTTTACATTCTTTACCGATAATAGTTATGAAAATCGTAATCAGGGTTATGATTTATTTCAGAAGATATTTCAGCTTTTTTCCGACGATTTTAGAGTTTATCTTTTTTTTATCGCCATAGTTTTTTTTTCGTCTTTGTATTATTTTTTATTAAGAAACACTTTTAATTTGTACGAATTAATTCTAGCATTTTTAATTTATAGTGCCCTGTTTTATTATTTTTTTTCAATAACTGGGATCAAGCAGACTATTACAACATCAGTGGCTTTATTTAGCATTAGGTATATTAAAGAAAGGAAATTATTGCATTTTGTAATTCCTATAATCTTAGCATCTTTTATACATTTCTCTGTATTGGTGTTCTTGCCTTTTTACTTCTTTTCAGGGTTAAAAAAAATAAAATTGAATTTCCTGATAGCTTTATTATTATTCATGATTATTTTTATTTTTAAACAATATGTCGTGACATTTCTAATTACTGATACTGTTTATGAAATTTATTTATCAGATTTAGTAGGTCGTGGTACATTGGGTTTTACTTCATTTTTACTTTTGGTAGTTTTGCTTTCTTATTTTGTGGTTGATAAAATGGCTAAGGTTTATCCAAATTATATTCTTTATTATAATGGTGTTTTGATGGCATTGGTATTGGTGCCTTTAACATGGGTAAACTCTAATGCCATGAGAGTGGTTCAATATTATTCAATATTTTTAATTGTATTTGCACCAAAAATAATTGAGGTTGTATATCGTAAGAATATTCTTTTCAAAAGGATTGCCTATTTTATTTGTATTGTAATTTTACTTTCTTTTATTTTAAAAACACCAAGCTCATATAAGTTTTTTTGGGAAGAGAGTAGTATTTACAGAGATTTATAG
- a CDS encoding glycosyltransferase, translating to MKKITYFFRPLSQNVSIERVFNTVSTNLPEGYSYEYVILPNYLSEVKGFFSLIKAFFKVREFCKKNAGEINHITGDIHYCAMFLPYSTTVLTIHDTVSLENLKGIKRRFIWLFWYFLPLISAKNITCISPFTARKLIKLFPWAKRKITIIPNPIGLEFKYSPKLFNKNNPIILHIGTRSNKNLDLVIQSLKGLKCHLRIIGKLTKLQLNLLLKNDIIYSNEEFISNNQVVKEYENCDIVSFPSIYEGFGLPIIEGQMIGRVVLTSNIFPMDDVAGEGAFLVNPSKLESINDGFTRLISDDVLRQIILEKAQKNVVKYLPAKVVNQYCQIYDAL from the coding sequence ATGAAAAAAATAACATATTTCTTTCGACCCCTAAGTCAGAATGTAAGTATTGAAAGAGTTTTTAACACAGTTTCTACAAATTTGCCTGAGGGATATTCATACGAATACGTAATTTTACCAAACTACTTAAGTGAAGTTAAAGGGTTTTTCAGTCTAATTAAGGCATTTTTTAAAGTTCGTGAATTTTGCAAAAAGAATGCAGGAGAAATAAATCATATTACGGGAGATATTCATTATTGTGCTATGTTTTTACCCTATTCTACAACAGTTTTAACTATTCATGATACCGTTTCACTTGAAAATCTTAAAGGTATAAAAAGAAGATTTATTTGGCTTTTTTGGTATTTTTTACCATTAATATCTGCCAAAAATATAACATGTATCTCTCCTTTTACAGCACGAAAACTAATTAAATTGTTTCCTTGGGCTAAGAGGAAAATTACTATTATTCCAAATCCTATTGGTTTAGAATTTAAATATAGCCCTAAATTATTCAATAAAAATAATCCAATTATTTTACACATTGGAACAAGAAGTAATAAAAATCTTGATCTTGTAATACAATCACTGAAAGGGCTTAAGTGTCATTTAAGAATAATAGGAAAGCTAACAAAATTACAATTAAATTTGTTGTTGAAAAATGATATAATTTATTCTAATGAGGAATTCATTTCAAATAATCAGGTAGTAAAGGAATATGAAAATTGTGACATTGTATCATTTCCTTCAATTTATGAAGGGTTTGGGCTACCTATTATAGAAGGACAAATGATAGGGAGAGTTGTTTTGACATCAAATATTTTTCCAATGGATGATGTGGCTGGCGAAGGAGCTTTTTTAGTGAATCCATCTAAATTAGAATCAATAAATGATGGATTTACAAGATTAATTTCTGATGATGTTTTAAGACAAATTATTTTGGAAAAAGCACAAAAAAATGTTGTCAAATATTTACCAGCAAAAGTAGTTAATCAATATTGTCAAATATATGATGCATTATAA